In one Zobellia galactanivorans genomic region, the following are encoded:
- a CDS encoding DUF6807 domain-containing protein: MRFTLVEGDGVFLTRPVSFGLTGAQKAQIDIEKAMVLFQEDGKESIELPFQVDRQQHKIWFLPVMGNNNEGLLNFRLENGLSSLKSENGISEKKKNGSLQLGFQNKPAVSYRYEMTYPPKGVDSIFKKSGYIHPIITPKGDTLTRIQPEDHYHHYGLWGPWTHTQVDGERVDFWNLGEGMGTVLFKEFKNVESGDVYASFTAAQEHIDLKTKKEPQVALNEDLQVRLWNLNRPDRYMLDYKSEFGTPLKNGILFEAYRYGGGLGLRFNERWKADNCTVLTSEGNDRLTADGTNARWCIVSGASSDGKGTNGILFMSHPNNRKHPEPMRIWPIDANGGRGDMFFEFCPIRHEGWKIEPGQKYELNYRMVVFDGALKAEEAEAYWQSFAQQPNIDIINN, from the coding sequence ATGCGCTTTACATTGGTAGAAGGTGACGGGGTTTTTCTAACACGGCCGGTCAGTTTTGGTTTGACCGGGGCCCAAAAAGCTCAAATAGATATAGAAAAAGCTATGGTTCTTTTTCAGGAAGATGGAAAAGAAAGCATAGAGCTTCCTTTTCAGGTAGACCGGCAACAACATAAAATCTGGTTCCTTCCGGTGATGGGAAACAATAATGAGGGTCTCTTAAACTTTCGTTTGGAGAACGGATTATCTTCGTTAAAATCTGAAAATGGTATTTCAGAAAAAAAGAAAAATGGTAGTTTACAGCTGGGCTTTCAAAATAAGCCTGCTGTTTCCTATCGCTATGAAATGACCTATCCGCCGAAAGGAGTGGATTCCATTTTTAAAAAATCCGGATATATTCATCCGATTATCACCCCAAAGGGCGATACGCTAACCCGAATCCAGCCTGAGGATCATTACCATCATTATGGACTATGGGGGCCATGGACCCATACCCAAGTCGATGGGGAACGCGTCGATTTTTGGAACTTGGGAGAAGGTATGGGAACGGTTCTGTTTAAGGAATTTAAAAATGTGGAATCGGGCGATGTCTATGCCTCGTTTACCGCAGCTCAAGAACATATTGATCTTAAGACCAAAAAAGAGCCCCAAGTGGCGTTGAACGAAGATTTGCAGGTGCGTTTATGGAACTTGAACCGGCCTGACCGCTATATGCTCGATTACAAAAGCGAGTTCGGTACGCCCTTGAAAAACGGAATTTTGTTTGAGGCCTACCGCTATGGTGGTGGACTGGGGCTACGTTTTAACGAAAGGTGGAAGGCCGATAATTGTACGGTGCTGACTTCGGAGGGCAACGACCGTTTAACGGCGGACGGGACCAATGCCAGATGGTGTATTGTATCGGGAGCATCATCGGACGGGAAGGGGACAAATGGCATTTTATTTATGAGTCACCCTAACAACAGAAAACATCCCGAACCCATGCGGATATGGCCTATAGATGCCAATGGGGGCAGGGGCGATATGTTCTTTGAATTTTGTCCGATACGGCATGAAGGATGGAAGATAGAACCGGGTCAAAAATATGAATTGAACTACCGAATGGTAGTTTTTGACGGAGCATTGAAAGCCGAGGAAGCCGAAGCGTACTGGCAATCGTTTGCCCAACAACCCAATATAGATATAATCAATAATTAG
- a CDS encoding Gfo/Idh/MocA family protein, producing the protein MERRKFINRTALSTAALVGFPSIVPAHVLGKNAPSNKINIGQIGCGRIARSHDIHDTIRFDQANYLAVCDVDSKRAADAKLLVDGFYQKKTGKAKYNRTKIYDDYREMLLNKDIDAVVISTPDHWHSQPAMEAALAGKDIYVQKPTSLTVREGQQLREVVQKTGAILQVGTQQRAMPQFRIAAELVRNGRIGKIHTVKIGLPGDPAGPEAPAMPVPPNLNFDMWLGSTPEVPYTEIGVHPQDGYSRPGWLRSRNYGAGMITGWGQHHYDSAAWGMNTELSGPISVEALAEFPKSGLWNVHGDFFVKHEYDNGITVYTSGGYTNGIRYEGTDGWIFVSRGSYQASATDPVDKEKSSKALNASDPKILESVIGENEIHLEKIDDQHGNWLDCIKTRKAPISPIEKGHKACTICLISDIAMQFDRKLEWDYDKEVFINDAEANAMLHREQRKPYGTDYVKY; encoded by the coding sequence ATGGAGAGAAGAAAATTTATCAACAGAACAGCTTTAAGTACCGCCGCTTTGGTGGGGTTTCCTAGCATTGTACCGGCTCATGTACTGGGCAAGAATGCACCAAGTAATAAAATAAACATCGGGCAGATCGGTTGTGGCCGTATTGCTCGAAGTCATGATATTCACGATACCATTCGTTTTGACCAAGCTAATTATTTGGCGGTGTGTGATGTTGACTCCAAAAGGGCGGCAGATGCGAAGCTTTTAGTTGATGGGTTTTATCAAAAAAAGACAGGCAAGGCCAAATATAACCGAACAAAAATATACGATGATTATCGCGAAATGCTCTTGAATAAAGATATTGATGCGGTAGTGATCAGTACACCCGATCATTGGCATTCCCAACCGGCAATGGAAGCTGCCTTGGCCGGAAAGGACATCTACGTTCAAAAACCTACTTCCTTAACCGTTAGGGAAGGTCAACAATTGCGTGAGGTTGTTCAGAAAACAGGGGCCATTTTACAAGTCGGAACACAGCAACGTGCCATGCCGCAATTTAGGATTGCCGCAGAATTGGTAAGAAATGGTCGTATTGGTAAAATTCATACCGTTAAAATCGGTTTGCCGGGCGATCCTGCAGGTCCTGAAGCACCTGCAATGCCCGTACCTCCAAATTTGAATTTTGATATGTGGTTGGGTTCTACCCCAGAAGTACCGTATACCGAGATAGGGGTGCATCCCCAAGATGGGTATAGCAGACCGGGCTGGTTGCGTTCGCGTAATTATGGTGCCGGAATGATTACAGGCTGGGGACAGCACCACTATGATTCCGCGGCATGGGGTATGAATACCGAATTAAGTGGGCCTATTTCCGTAGAGGCTTTGGCCGAATTCCCAAAATCGGGTCTGTGGAACGTACATGGCGATTTCTTTGTAAAACACGAGTATGATAATGGTATTACGGTATACACCAGTGGAGGGTATACTAACGGTATCCGCTACGAAGGTACGGATGGATGGATTTTCGTTTCACGTGGTTCTTACCAAGCTTCCGCCACTGATCCAGTGGATAAGGAAAAGAGCAGTAAGGCCTTAAATGCTTCCGATCCCAAGATTTTGGAATCGGTAATCGGTGAAAATGAAATCCACCTAGAAAAAATTGATGACCAACATGGAAACTGGTTAGATTGTATCAAGACCCGAAAGGCTCCTATTTCACCAATAGAAAAAGGACATAAGGCTTGTACCATCTGCTTGATCAGTGACATCGCCATGCAGTTCGATAGAAAACTGGAATGGGATTATGATAAGGAAGTCTTTATCAATGACGCCGAGGCCAATGCCATGCTACACCGTGAGCAAAGAAAGCCCTACGGAACGGATTATGTAAAATACTAA
- a CDS encoding putative oxidoreductase C-terminal domain-containing protein has protein sequence MKNKIAFLLLLLSIACGEKKTDTKMVEAKTTNRVKLMTLDPGHFHAALVQKKMYPQVDSTIYLFAPDGLEVKDFLNKINSYNSREESPTAWKVEKYLGDDYLEKMIADKPGNVMIVAGKNSKKIDYVLEAVKAGLNVYADKPLVINPEGFKKLQQAFDIAEKNGVLIYDIMTERFESTTLMQKTFSALPDVFGELVDGTPEEPAISKESVHHFFKYVSGQPLVRPAWFFDVNEEGEGIVDVTTHLVDLVQWEAFPNQIIDTNNIEMVKAKRWPTVLTTDEFQKVTGLDGYPEYLKKDIKDDKLNVFCNGEMVYKINGKHAKVSVIWNYQAPEGTGDTHYSIMRGTKSDLIIKQGKEEGYKPTLYVVPHQKDGFEEVLNKAIADKITRQFQGTTMERMEDGSYKINIPDTFKIGHEAHFGQVTENYLKYMEAGELPQWEVPNMISKYYTTTKAYELAKKN, from the coding sequence ATGAAAAATAAAATCGCATTTTTACTTTTACTGCTCAGCATCGCATGTGGCGAAAAAAAAACGGATACTAAAATGGTCGAAGCAAAGACAACGAACAGGGTGAAATTAATGACTTTAGATCCCGGTCATTTTCATGCTGCCTTGGTCCAGAAAAAAATGTACCCCCAAGTTGATTCCACGATTTATCTTTTTGCCCCCGATGGTCTTGAAGTAAAAGATTTTTTGAACAAGATAAACAGTTATAATTCTCGCGAAGAGTCACCCACGGCCTGGAAAGTCGAAAAATACTTAGGCGATGACTATCTCGAAAAAATGATCGCCGATAAACCGGGTAATGTTATGATCGTTGCCGGTAAGAACAGTAAAAAAATAGATTACGTACTTGAGGCGGTAAAGGCAGGATTGAACGTGTATGCCGATAAGCCTTTGGTTATTAATCCTGAGGGATTCAAAAAACTGCAACAGGCTTTTGATATCGCAGAGAAGAACGGGGTGTTGATCTACGATATTATGACCGAACGTTTCGAGTCTACCACATTAATGCAAAAAACTTTTTCCGCATTGCCCGATGTTTTCGGGGAATTAGTGGACGGTACGCCCGAAGAACCGGCTATTAGTAAGGAAAGTGTGCATCACTTTTTTAAGTATGTTTCCGGCCAGCCCCTAGTGCGTCCGGCTTGGTTTTTTGACGTAAACGAAGAGGGGGAAGGCATCGTTGATGTTACGACCCACTTGGTAGATTTGGTACAATGGGAAGCTTTCCCTAATCAAATTATAGATACCAATAATATTGAAATGGTAAAGGCCAAACGTTGGCCTACCGTACTTACCACCGACGAATTCCAGAAAGTCACAGGCCTTGATGGCTATCCTGAGTATTTAAAAAAGGATATAAAGGATGATAAACTGAATGTGTTCTGTAATGGTGAAATGGTCTATAAAATCAATGGCAAACATGCCAAGGTATCGGTAATCTGGAACTATCAAGCACCTGAAGGCACGGGCGATACGCATTATAGTATCATGCGGGGCACCAAAAGCGACCTGATCATCAAACAAGGAAAGGAAGAGGGCTACAAACCTACCTTGTACGTCGTACCCCATCAAAAAGACGGATTTGAAGAGGTGTTGAACAAGGCCATCGCCGATAAGATAACAAGGCAGTTTCAAGGTACGACCATGGAGAGAATGGAAGACGGTAGCTATAAAATCAATATTCCCGATACTTTTAAAATCGGACATGAAGCCCATTTTGGCCAGGTTACCGAAAACTATTTGAAGTATATGGAAGCCGGGGAACTGCCTCAATGGGAAGTGCCCAACATGATCAGTAAATACTATACGACCACCAAGGCCTACGAATTGGCCAAGAAAAACTAG
- a CDS encoding SDR family oxidoreductase: MTDLFDLKEKTIALSGGTGVLGGSIAEYLIQNGAKVILLGRSVEKLDAKRKALNAISEGSTAAYVVDVMEENELVLLRKKIKEAHGKIDGLINLAGGNLPGATMQPDQTIFDISLEDTKEVVNLNLFGSVLPTIVMSQLMAEQGYGSIINISSMASKQSITRVLGYSMAKAGIDIFTKWMAEELAAKFNDKIRVNAIAPGFFIGNQNRKILINEDGSYTERSKKILAKTPMNRFGDASELNGMVHYLLSEASSFVTGTVYDVDGGFNSFTGV; this comes from the coding sequence ATGACCGACCTTTTTGATTTAAAAGAAAAAACAATAGCCCTGTCCGGGGGCACTGGGGTCTTAGGGGGGTCCATAGCGGAATACCTTATACAAAATGGGGCCAAAGTAATTCTCTTGGGGCGGTCGGTTGAAAAATTAGACGCCAAACGTAAAGCCTTAAACGCCATTTCAGAAGGTAGTACCGCGGCTTATGTTGTGGATGTGATGGAGGAAAATGAACTGGTGCTTTTACGAAAGAAGATAAAGGAAGCCCATGGCAAGATCGATGGTTTGATCAATTTGGCCGGGGGGAATTTGCCCGGTGCCACCATGCAACCAGATCAGACAATTTTTGACATCTCACTGGAAGACACCAAAGAAGTGGTAAACCTCAATCTCTTTGGTAGTGTACTCCCCACAATTGTAATGAGCCAATTAATGGCGGAGCAGGGCTATGGTTCCATTATCAATATATCCTCCATGGCATCGAAGCAGTCTATAACTAGGGTCTTGGGCTATTCCATGGCCAAAGCGGGCATTGATATATTTACCAAATGGATGGCCGAAGAACTGGCTGCTAAATTCAATGATAAAATTAGGGTGAATGCCATAGCTCCTGGTTTTTTTATAGGAAATCAAAACAGAAAGATTTTGATCAACGAAGATGGTTCCTATACGGAGCGAAGCAAAAAAATACTGGCGAAAACCCCTATGAACCGATTTGGGGATGCGTCGGAACTCAATGGAATGGTGCATTACCTTTTGAGTGAAGCTTCCTCCTTTGTAACGGGAACCGTGTATGATGTAGACGGTGGTTTCAATTCATTTACCGGAGTTTGA
- the uxuA gene encoding mannonate dehydratase: protein MDYLKKTYRWFGPDFGVTLGDIAQLGAEGIVTACHSIPTGEVWSVEAIADVKNQIVRHGMEWSVVESVNIHNAIKYGLPERDMYIGNYIQTLKNLAQHNIYTICYNFMPLIDWTRTDLDYQLPNGTSSLRYDPIAIAAFDLYILKRKNAAEVYGASVVGQAEAYFKSLSAQEKQALENAILAGIPGSKEAIQMSAFKENLARVSQISKSGLQENLTYFLKAILPEAEKLGIHMAIHPDDPPFSVFGIPRITSTYEDFKSIRDCYPSLHNGFTFCSGSLGASPNNDLVKVIEDFGDRIHFIHLRNVQLSPSGAFYEAEHLNGSVMMDEVMEALIKEQLKREGSGRTDVAIPLRPDHGHVLLDDKKRQGDFYPGYSLIGRALGMAQLTGLEKGLRLRMKLS, encoded by the coding sequence ATGGACTACCTAAAGAAGACTTACCGATGGTTCGGGCCCGATTTTGGGGTGACCTTGGGCGATATAGCACAATTGGGTGCCGAAGGTATCGTTACGGCTTGCCACAGTATACCTACGGGTGAGGTGTGGTCCGTAGAGGCCATTGCCGACGTAAAGAATCAAATCGTGCGGCATGGTATGGAATGGTCGGTGGTAGAGAGCGTTAACATCCACAATGCCATTAAATACGGCCTTCCGGAAAGGGATATGTATATAGGGAACTATATTCAAACCTTGAAGAACCTGGCGCAGCACAATATTTATACAATTTGCTATAATTTTATGCCGCTTATAGATTGGACGCGTACCGATCTCGATTACCAATTGCCCAACGGAACATCAAGTTTACGTTATGACCCAATTGCCATTGCGGCCTTTGATCTCTATATCTTAAAAAGAAAGAATGCAGCTGAAGTATATGGGGCGAGTGTGGTAGGTCAGGCGGAAGCGTATTTTAAAAGCTTGTCCGCCCAAGAAAAACAGGCACTGGAAAATGCTATTCTTGCGGGTATACCCGGAAGCAAAGAAGCTATTCAAATGTCCGCTTTCAAGGAGAATTTGGCAAGGGTAAGCCAAATTTCAAAAAGCGGGCTTCAAGAGAATTTGACCTACTTCCTTAAAGCCATATTGCCAGAGGCGGAAAAGTTGGGTATCCATATGGCCATTCACCCCGATGACCCCCCCTTTTCGGTTTTCGGGATTCCAAGAATAACTTCGACTTACGAGGATTTTAAGTCTATTCGCGATTGTTACCCCTCACTGCATAACGGTTTTACCTTTTGTTCGGGTTCCTTAGGTGCTTCGCCTAATAACGATTTGGTGAAGGTCATTGAAGATTTTGGCGATCGTATTCATTTTATCCATTTAAGGAATGTACAATTGAGCCCGAGTGGCGCGTTTTACGAAGCCGAGCATCTCAATGGTTCGGTGATGATGGATGAGGTAATGGAAGCCCTTATAAAAGAGCAGTTGAAACGGGAAGGCTCCGGTAGAACCGATGTGGCCATTCCGCTACGGCCCGACCACGGTCATGTATTGTTGGATGATAAAAAACGGCAGGGTGATTTTTACCCGGGCTATTCACTTATCGGAAGGGCATTGGGCATGGCCCAACTTACGGGCTTGGAGAAGGGACTTCGTCTCCGTATGAAGCTTTCTTGA
- a CDS encoding DUF4268 domain-containing protein — MFSKAESKKLREDFWIAFGKSYPRKWILYNTKVKGLAFKFHFDLKKAMVSIDIETDDLERRITLWEKFQSLQSLLQSEEYLPDAVFDEAFFLSNGKEISRIYVTLENVSIHNKNTWQETMIFLSQHMARIELFFQDFREIIE, encoded by the coding sequence ATGTTCAGCAAAGCGGAATCAAAAAAATTACGGGAAGACTTCTGGATCGCCTTTGGGAAATCGTATCCCAGAAAATGGATATTGTACAACACCAAGGTGAAAGGCCTCGCCTTTAAATTTCATTTCGATCTGAAAAAAGCCATGGTTTCCATAGATATCGAAACCGATGACCTAGAAAGGCGTATCACCCTTTGGGAGAAATTTCAATCCCTGCAATCCCTACTCCAATCCGAAGAATACCTTCCCGACGCTGTTTTCGATGAAGCCTTTTTTCTATCGAACGGAAAAGAAATTTCAAGAATATACGTCACCTTGGAAAACGTGTCGATCCACAACAAGAACACTTGGCAAGAAACCATGATCTTTCTAAGCCAACACATGGCACGAATAGAACTGTTCTTTCAAGACTTCAGGGAAATTATCGAATAG
- a CDS encoding ZIP family metal transporter, which produces MNYALPIFAVLLSFAFVYIVKPTNRSHFKLLLAFSGAFLLALTLFELFPSVYEYGNPKDVGLFVMLGILFQIFLEFFSKGAEHGHVHLDAEKELFPWLLFGSLCLHSFLEGFPIHDHDTILYGILIHKVPIAVILSIFLLNSKIPLPKAFFFITIFSLMTPLGSYIADHAEWATTYFAYINALVIGVFLHISTVILFESSEGHTFNLRKIIAIIFGIAIAYFL; this is translated from the coding sequence ATGAATTACGCCTTACCCATTTTTGCCGTTCTACTGAGTTTTGCCTTTGTTTACATCGTAAAACCCACGAACCGAAGTCATTTTAAGCTACTTCTTGCCTTTAGTGGCGCGTTTTTGCTGGCCTTGACCTTGTTCGAACTGTTTCCGTCGGTGTACGAGTATGGCAACCCTAAAGATGTGGGCCTATTTGTTATGCTGGGGATTTTGTTCCAGATTTTTTTGGAGTTCTTTTCCAAAGGGGCCGAACACGGCCATGTTCATCTAGATGCCGAGAAAGAGTTGTTCCCATGGTTATTGTTCGGCAGTCTCTGCCTTCATTCGTTTCTAGAGGGATTTCCTATACACGACCACGACACCATCCTTTATGGGATATTGATTCACAAAGTACCTATTGCCGTAATTCTAAGCATCTTCTTACTCAATTCAAAAATACCCTTGCCCAAGGCCTTTTTCTTTATTACCATATTTTCATTGATGACCCCCTTGGGCAGTTATATCGCCGACCACGCGGAATGGGCCACGACCTACTTCGCCTATATCAATGCACTGGTCATAGGTGTGTTCTTGCATATTTCCACGGTTATACTCTTTGAAAGTTCTGAGGGCCACACCTTCAATCTTCGCAAGATAATCGCTATTATTTTCGGCATTGCAATCGCATATTTTCTATAG
- a CDS encoding THUMP domain-containing class I SAM-dependent RNA methyltransferase produces the protein MGKNFKMVAKTLFGFEEILAKEIRNLGGGNVVEGVRNVAFEGDTGFMYKANLCLRTAIKIIKPIHSFSVRNENELYKKIYAMDWAEYLSVDTTFAIDSTVNSDNFTHSLYVSQKVKDAIVDKFRDMDGSRPNVDVKFPDVRINIHIHNEHCNVSLDSSGRSLHQRGYRTATNIAPINEVLAAGLLLMSGWDGQCDFLDPMCGSGTMLTEAAMIACNIPVNINRKEFAFEKWHDFDQDLFDKIVEVSLNKVREFHYKIVGYDKAPSAVRKAIDNVENANLSEYISIERKNFFDTEKFTEGKLHMVFNPPYGERLSLDMEDFYASIGDTLKQKYPGTEAWFITSNMEALKYVGLRPSRKIKVFNSHLESRLVKYVMYEGSKKAKYMNKNKEE, from the coding sequence ATGGGTAAAAATTTTAAAATGGTCGCCAAGACCCTCTTTGGTTTCGAAGAGATTTTGGCCAAGGAAATCCGTAACCTCGGTGGCGGCAATGTAGTAGAAGGGGTAAGAAACGTAGCTTTCGAAGGCGACACCGGCTTTATGTACAAGGCCAATCTATGTTTGCGTACGGCTATAAAGATCATTAAACCTATTCATTCTTTTTCGGTTCGTAACGAAAATGAACTTTATAAAAAGATCTATGCAATGGATTGGGCCGAGTACCTTTCGGTCGATACCACCTTTGCTATAGACTCTACGGTCAATTCCGATAACTTTACACATTCACTCTACGTGTCGCAAAAGGTTAAAGATGCGATTGTAGATAAGTTTAGGGATATGGACGGCAGTCGACCCAATGTTGATGTCAAGTTTCCTGATGTACGGATCAACATTCACATCCATAACGAGCATTGTAATGTGTCTTTAGATAGCTCGGGAAGGTCTTTGCACCAAAGGGGTTATCGTACCGCTACCAATATAGCACCGATCAACGAAGTGTTGGCGGCAGGTCTTTTACTCATGAGTGGATGGGACGGGCAATGCGATTTTCTAGACCCCATGTGTGGTAGTGGTACCATGCTTACCGAGGCGGCTATGATCGCCTGTAACATTCCGGTAAATATCAATAGAAAGGAATTTGCCTTTGAAAAATGGCATGATTTTGATCAAGACCTGTTCGACAAGATCGTTGAGGTAAGCTTGAACAAGGTTCGCGAATTCCACTATAAGATTGTCGGTTACGATAAGGCGCCATCGGCGGTCCGTAAGGCCATTGATAATGTAGAGAATGCCAACCTCTCTGAATATATAAGCATCGAACGAAAGAATTTTTTCGATACGGAAAAGTTCACCGAAGGTAAATTGCACATGGTTTTCAATCCTCCTTATGGAGAGCGATTGAGCTTAGATATGGAAGATTTTTACGCTTCTATAGGTGATACCTTAAAGCAAAAATATCCCGGTACTGAAGCTTGGTTCATCACCTCCAATATGGAGGCCCTCAAATATGTAGGATTACGCCCCTCACGAAAAATAAAGGTATTCAACAGCCACCTTGAGTCACGCTTGGTAAAGTATGTCATGTACGAAGGCAGTAAGAAGGCCAAGTATATGAACAAGAATAAGGAAGAGTAG
- a CDS encoding DUF6048 family protein, producing the protein MLRYFTSLFFLLVIAVGSSQSEPIDLNKKDTTVYKQRYGLRVGADLSRLVVSFFEDNYTGLELVGDYRLTQNLYLAAELGNEKKTIGTPLGALVDSEDGDLYNFTTSGSYIKLGIDYNTYGNWYGEQNMIYIGGRYAFSTFSQELNAYKIFDTNRYWNPDDFAVGTDALGKYEGRNKSWLEFVVGLKAEVLRNLFFGASARLGILITNKRPENELDDLFIPGFNKVTDGSRFGVGYNYSISYLIPLYKKKNEPKKKEVQPEPEPKPEAKERPKRQ; encoded by the coding sequence ATGTTAAGATATTTCACTAGTCTCTTTTTTCTTTTGGTTATCGCTGTGGGATCCTCACAGAGCGAGCCTATAGACCTGAACAAAAAAGACACCACGGTCTACAAGCAACGTTACGGCCTTAGGGTCGGAGCCGACTTGAGCAGGCTTGTGGTTTCCTTTTTCGAAGACAATTATACGGGACTCGAATTGGTCGGGGATTACCGACTTACCCAAAACCTTTATTTGGCCGCTGAACTAGGGAATGAGAAAAAAACGATAGGCACCCCCCTCGGCGCATTGGTCGATAGTGAAGATGGCGACCTGTACAACTTTACCACATCGGGTAGTTACATCAAACTAGGGATAGACTATAACACCTATGGCAATTGGTACGGTGAACAAAACATGATATACATTGGCGGGCGTTACGCTTTCAGTACGTTTAGCCAAGAATTGAACGCTTATAAGATTTTTGACACCAACCGTTATTGGAACCCTGACGATTTTGCCGTTGGCACCGATGCCCTTGGCAAATACGAAGGCCGCAATAAGTCTTGGTTGGAGTTTGTTGTTGGCCTCAAGGCTGAAGTATTGCGAAACCTCTTTTTTGGGGCGAGTGCCCGCCTAGGCATCTTAATAACCAACAAACGCCCCGAAAACGAGCTTGATGACCTTTTTATACCCGGCTTCAACAAAGTTACCGATGGCAGTCGTTTTGGCGTAGGCTATAATTACTCCATTAGTTACCTGATCCCGCTCTACAAAAAGAAGAACGAGCCAAAAAAGAAAGAGGTACAGCCCGAACCTGAGCCGAAGCCCGAAGCCAAGGAACGTCCGAAAAGACAATAG
- a CDS encoding DUF6452 family protein: MNRFKIIFIILLGILSFSACEKDDICTDYDTPQLVIRFYDVLNPTEFKDVQNLIVWGILPSGGKDTIANVALDSIVLPLRVDADNTSFALSRQLSIDDINVDTLTFNYDVTELYKSRACGYIANFENLTVTVKQDDSVWIQTIDVDNALIENTASAHVKIFH, encoded by the coding sequence ATGAACAGATTCAAAATAATTTTTATCATCCTATTGGGTATTCTTTCTTTTTCCGCCTGCGAAAAAGACGACATCTGTACCGATTATGATACGCCCCAACTGGTCATTCGTTTTTACGATGTCTTAAACCCCACGGAATTCAAGGATGTACAAAACCTTATTGTCTGGGGTATTTTGCCCTCTGGTGGAAAAGACACCATAGCCAATGTGGCTTTAGACTCCATTGTCTTGCCCTTGCGCGTCGATGCCGACAATACGTCCTTTGCCCTTTCACGACAGCTTAGCATCGATGACATCAATGTAGATACCCTAACCTTTAATTACGATGTAACGGAACTGTACAAATCTCGGGCCTGTGGCTACATCGCCAATTTCGAGAACTTAACCGTAACCGTAAAACAAGACGACTCGGTCTGGATCCAGACCATAGATGTAGATAACGCACTTATTGAAAACACAGCTTCTGCCCATGTTAAGATATTTCACTAG